In the Podarcis muralis chromosome 15, rPodMur119.hap1.1, whole genome shotgun sequence genome, caacctagcagttcgaaagcactcccgggtgcaagtagatagggaccgcttactagcgggaaggtaaacggcgttccgtgtgctgcgctggctcgccagatgcagcttgtcacgctggccacgtgacccggaagtgtctgcggacagcgctggcccccggcctatagagtgagatgggcgcacaaccctagagtctgtcaagactggcccgtatgggcaggggtacctttacctttacctttttattttggaacttgtttttgaaaatgaACTGGTTCTATTTGCAGCCTGAAGAGGTAAACAGGATTCTTGGAGAGGTACAGCCATCGACTTACGTGCTTGAGCCTTGCCCTTCTTGCATAATAGCAGCTAGCCATAGGGGATAGACTGCCTGGGTTCAGGAAAACGTTGTCGTTGTAACAGGAAGTGCTTCTGCCTGCTTTGAAGGAGGCAGTTGGGACAACTGCTCCTCTAAGAATTATAACAACTCTGGACCCCAAGGGGTATAACAGCTGTCAGCCCATCACAAATAATCCCCTTTTGGGGTAAAGTGCTTGAGTGAGTGAAGACTGTGTGACTAGGGTCTCTTGGATGAAACTGATCTTCTGGTCCAGGAGTATGGAACCTAATTCAGCTTGATGACCATAGTCCCTTGTGATGCAACCTTCTAAGGTGTAGCAAAGATGGATGCAGTCAGACACCACTCTCCATCTGACAATCAAGAGTTATTGCCACAAATCAAGGACATATTctaaccaggcaaaagcactagAGGAAGACCAGTGAATGAGTGGGAGAGTGTGACTTGGGCAGAGTTCTGAGTGCTGGGTAGACAAGGGCTGAAGTTCCACACCCCTGTTCTAGGCCCATTTCAGTATGATTTCAGGCCTGGTTTTGATATGGAAACTGCTTTTGTCGCTTAATGGATGACCTAAACTGCAAGATAGGGGGAGTGTGACCATATTGATTCTTCTCAACGTCTCAGCAGCTTTttataccatcaaccatggtatctttCTGGACTGACTAGGCAGGGTAGGAGCATAGTGGTGTAGTATTCCAATCCAATCTGCATGGCTTATACCAAAGGTCTTGCAAGTTGCCACTTATCCGCCATGTTATTTAACACCTTTTTGAAACCAGTGTGAGAGGGGTTTGCAGTTAGGTGTCTTCAGTATGCTGGTGTCTGTGTTTCCTAAGTAGGTCTAAATCAGGTGGGGCAGTAGAAGAGAGCTGATTGATCTGGTTGTAGTAATCAACTAGGCGAGAGCAAATAAAGACAATAATAAATCCCGTTCTGTATCAGACCAAAGGCACATCTTGTCCAGTATTTTCCCAGTGGCCAATCAGCTCCCTCTGAGAAGCACAAAATTGGGACATGAATGAGCACCCTAGCTTTCACCTGCTGTTGTTCCTCAGCATCTGGTATTTAGAGGAATATTGCCTCTCTGTGGTAGAGGTAGAACATAATAGCCATGGCTAGTCATGagtttgtctaaccctcttttaaagccatccaagtctgtATCACAACATCTTGTAGGAGCAAATTCCCAAGTTAAACTGTACAGTGTGTGAAAATGGGATGGCCTCAGGTTCTAGTACTGTATGAGAGAAACTTCTTGCTATTTGCTTTTTCTAcattatgcataattttataccctGCTATCATGTGTCCTCACAACCACCAACTCAATCCCCCCCTAAGCTTTAAAGCCTCAGACATTCTGACAGTTCCTCATAAGAGAGTAGCTTATTTTGTTTTCCCTGCTCTGcacctttccaactctgcaaaaaaaaatttagGTGTGGAGGCCAGAagtgtacacagtattccaaatgtggatGCATAGATTTGTgtaaaggcatttttaaaattcctttcTTAAATGATCCCCTTTTTGAAATTCACCCTTTTCACATCAGCCACATGTAAGACAACtgatagtaatagtagtagtagtaatgataatgataataaattacAATAAGACAAAGGCGCTGGGGCTGGGCAGCTCCCTTATTTGAGAAAGAACTCTGAAAATCAGATTCACAGCTTAGAAGTACTCCTTGATCAAGCCTTTTCAAGTTTGCTTTAGGGTCCTTGTGCTGGCGCAGTGCTTTCTAGCAGCTGAGGCTGGTACTTCAGCTGTGACCTTTCCTGGACAGGGATTTTGGGGAGATGCTGATCCACACTAGTGACATCTCATTTAGGCCACTATAATGTGTTAGGCAGAACTGCCCTTTGAGACTCTTAATAAGATACAGTTATTTCAGAATAGAGGAGCAGAATTTAGCTGAGGCGATCCATTGGGAACATATTACTATTTCTGAGAAACGTATGCTACTTGTTTGTTCTCATGTTCAATTCAGGATGCTAGTTTTAATCCTTTAAAGCACTTCATGGCATGAAACCCAGGTACCTTACAGACCAGTATTGAAAAAAGGTTGTAATTTAATGGATATTGAAGTTTATTGCTATGTTAATTGTGTTATTTGTTACAttggttttaattgttttgttttgtttccattgtAAACTTTCTTGGGATAATTACTTGAAGAGCAATATCCACATGCCCTAAATAAAGTAAATCCTTCTAACTTCTGTAGGACATTGTGCAGGGTTGCATGTAAGCTACCAGGAGCTATTGAGCTTTATTTTGGATAGCACAGCTTTGGAAAGTTCATACTTATAAGTTATCTTTCAGATAAGACTGTCTTAAGAAGTTGACCTGAGATGCCCATTCCAGTATAAGGAGCCTGTTGTGCTATATTTAGAATTCCATGAGTATTATTGAAAGCAGCAAGATCTGAAAAACGGTTGTAGCCTCATCTCTTGTGATTTGTTCACTTGGTCTAGAAATACTACTGGAGTGATAGCCATCTTGCCGTGCTAAAGTTTCTGAAGAGTAGTGTGCTTTTTGTTTAAAGATTTGTTGTCATTGCCCTTAGATGCAACTATCATAATCATCCTGCCAAGTTGCAGTGAGTGGGCAGGATTATTCTTTTCTGCTAGGTTAGAGTCTAAAAGCTGTGGCTAATTAAAGAGCCAAGGATGTGGACCTCCAGTTGGATTTGCAAGTTTCTGACATGGGGTTAAGGTAGAAAGTCAAAGGTTGAATATACTTCAGTAGGGTTAAAGGCTCTGCTTACTAGCGCGTTCAAGTGCTGTGCACCTCAGCATTTATATATTAAAACTACTAGCCTCACAGGAGTGTACCAATAACCATTCTATAGTAATTAGTTAGATGCCTTAAACTTAGCACAACTTAATAGATTACGGCAAGAAAGTTGGGAAGAAAAGATTGGGTTACTATTTAGGCTAAGAATGATGAGAAGACCCATCATGTTGGAAGAATAAAGAAAAGCCATTGGCCACATCCAGCCACTCAGTTGTACTAGGGCTAGTTTGATTAAATTGCTGTTGAGGTTTAAAGCCACTGCCGCATCATTCCCATGACTACAGGTGCATCCCAGACCCTGATTTGTgccagcgtgtgtgtgtgtgtgttggactgGGCAGAGATTTCCCCCCAGCCAGTCCTGCTAGACACTGCAGAGTGCTATCAGTGTCACTCTGCCAGTGTGGAGCTCCCAGTACACCTGTCAAATGATCAGATTGGTAGAAGTGCTTCCAGTGGGTTCCCAGGTAGCAGAAACCCCTAAAATGAGGAATTCAGAGGAGCCCAGGACCCATATATCCCAATCCAGCATTGGACCTGATAGGGAAATTAgaaggaaggattttttaaagatCAGTTTATAATCAGTAATATTTTGGACTTATTGAAATCAATTTTATGTTGGCTAATAGATATTCAGAACCTTTGTCTTATTGCAGACAATTTCATTCAGAAACTGTGTTGTGCTTAATTCTTTTTTTCTAAATGGGGCACAATTCTAAATCCATGTATAGCCAATCTAGTGGGTCTTTCCCTTGTTATATTGTTAGCGTTTCCTTCATAATTTTCAGCTATTGAAGTAGATGAACCATGTGATCTCCATAATGCTAGTCAGTTGATTTTGTGCTCCAGAAGACAAATTATTTTCTCTTGAAGTAATTTGCAATATGATGAGTGAGAAAgcaggaacaagacaggaaaatgagGTCAAAATTGGCTGTTTTTCAACAGAGTGATGAGTAATTTACCAGGACAACTAGACTGCTACTAAAATGAAGTTTTAGTTGTTATCCTGTAAAATACATGGTAGATGCCAGGCGGCCTTAAACATGcatgatcttttatttccttccATAACTTTATACTTTTAACCACACTGGTGCTAGTCTTGCATTTAGATGCAGATTTTTGCTTTGTTGATACAGTAAttaatctttaaaaaacaacaaccctgcaatgaTAATGCAATTCTGTgctttacttagaagtaaactcTTTTGTGTTCATGTGGGTTTAAGCCCAGGAAAGTGTACATTTCATTGCAACCTGAGTCACCAAACAAATCCTTGTCTGTCACACTCTTATGAGCTAAACTATCATAGATCCTGATACCTTGGCCCTCCTTTTGCCCTGTCCAGCTCCTATTCCAGCCCTAACCCAATTATCAGTGAATGACCAAAGTGAAACTTCTCAGTTTTTCAGAACTTGCTGTTAAGAACAATCCTTACTCTGTACTGCCAAAGTTAGTGGCCCAGCTTGGATGTACAACTAAACCATAGGCTTCTTTTCAATAAACTTCAGTGACCTCAACCTATGGATTCCAGTTGCCTTCTTGCAGCCACACCCAAGAAAAGAATGGGGAGCACTTGAACCTGAAGCTCAGGCAGGCTTGTTTCCGTAACATATTAAACTATGGTCAGTAATTTATCCTCTCTCAACCAACAGTAATGTAGAATTTCAGCCTCATACTGTCATTTGGGGTGGGCAGCAAACTAACAGAATAGTTTCTCCTTTgtagcagcatagaaataaattACTGACTGGGGCATTCCTATGGAGTTGGACTTGAACACATAGTGATGGCAGATTTTCTGATGAATTCCCAAGCACTGAACTTTTTTCATAGTAACTGTGAGACAGCATTAATTTCACAgttgactttttatttattttctaggcacattttgatCTCTTGCATTGTGGATCCTAGCTAATATCGGAGGAAAATGGGCGTCAAAACATTTACCCACAATTCCCCTGCACACAGCCAGGAGATGCTTGGGAAGCTTAACATGCTGCGTAACGACGGACACTTCTGCGACATCACCATTCGTGTCCAAGACAAAATCTTCAGAGCACACAAGGTAGTACTGGCTGCATGCAGTGACTTCTTCCGTTCCAAGTTGGTTGGCCAAGCAGAGGATGATGGCAAAAGTGTACTTGACCTGCATCACGTGACAGTGACTGGgttcatgcctcttctggaatATGCATACACAGCAACATTGTCTATTAATACAGAAAATATTATTGATGTCTTGGCCGCGGCCAGCTATATGCAAATGTTCAGTGTTGCTAGCACGTGTTCCGAGTTCATGAAGTCGAGCATATTGTGGAACACTCCTAGTAGCCAGCAAGAAAAGGTGCTAGATACAGGACAGGAAAACAGTGCAAATTGCAACTTTACCTCTCGAGATGGCAGCCTTTCTCCAGTTTCCTCTGAATGCAGTGTGGTGGAAAGAACCATTCCTGTTTGCAGAGAGTCACGACGGAAACGTAAAAGCTACATAGTCATGTCGCCAGAAAGTCCACTTAAATGTAGCACTCAGACAAACTCACCACAGGTTCTGAATCCTTCAGCTTCCTATGCAGAGTCTAGAAGTCACCCTATAGACTCTTCTTTAGCTTTTCCTTGGACTTTCCCTTTTGGAATCGACCGAAGACTTCAGTCAGAGAAGGTGAAGCAAGTAGAAAATTCTCGGACTCTAGAAGTGCCTGGTCCATCTGAAGCAGCTAGAAGAATTGCTGATTATGTGACTTGTGAGAGCACAAAGGCCAGCTCACCTCTGGTCATTGAAGAAGATGTGCGTGTTAAAGTGGAAAGGTTAAGCGATGAGGAAGTCCATGAGGAAGTATCGCAGCCTGTCAGTGCATCCCAAAGTTCTCTGAGTGATCAACAGACAGTTCCAGGAAGCGAACAAGTTCAGGAGGACCTCTTGATCAGCCCACAGTCCTCATCTATAGGTACAGTCACTCTATATGTTTTGTTGTGGTTTTATTGGATATTGTTGGATACTGTGTGCAAAGGCTTAATCTTGTTATGTAAATATTTCGTATAATAGACTGACACTTTTTTTCAAACAAGCTCTATAGGCTTTTCTATAAATGGTATCTACTAGCACTGATTGCTTTTCATTGCTCCTCAACCATTTTGTTTGGTCTAAATAGTGTGAAGCGCCTTTGATGGGCTTTGCAACTCAGTGTTGAATCTTCTGTCTTGCAACGTAAACACTTCATTTATAGTTTGATTCTAAGCAcatttacccagaagtaaatgctttttGTGGGAATTTTTTATCCTCTagaaaagtgggataaaaataaaCCAGAGTGGACTCAactagaagtaaatcccattgagttctatGGGTCTTACACCCTAGGAAGTGTGCTTATGATTATGGCCTTACAGCCCTGAAGGGTGGGGGGTGACTAGTCTCTCTGACTTGATCCTTTCAGGGAGGAAATGTCTGAGCTGTCCAGTCATGCTACCTCAACTGCATTGTTGCTTTAAGGAAGCAGGAACAGTTTTCCAGTGGCACATGCCTCAACATATTTCTGTTGCTATTTTTGCATCATGCTTTGAATAGCTCTTATGTTGACATTCTATATTGGTAGCATTTCTGCTCAAATTAAATTGCTTCACCTACTAGAGCTATTGCAGACTTTAGCAGTTGTGAATCTTCTTTGAATTGAAGGCACACAAATGTGAATGTGTTATTCATTATCTTACTAGACGCTTTATAACTAATCTGCCAGAAATGTGAGAATGTGGTTTATAAATTAATTGGGGAGACAGTGTTCTTTCCCCCTTGGCAGCTTTCCTTTAGCAAGAAGTTGGTTCACTTGACTGATGTAATCTGACCCATGCCCTTAAACACATGGAAGTGGGAGTTCAGAGAAGAAGTTGCCAGTGACATGCGATCAGTTATGAAAAATCATTACATGAAAAGTGTGGAATATAGTTTATTGCATCATTTAAAGGAAAACAGAAGCTTCAgcagacaaaaaaaaaccccacctgaaATCAGCGTCAAGGGGAAACAGCAACTTGCCAGCCTAAAAGATCTGTGATCTGATCTAAAACTCTGAGGTGCTCTGGATACATATAAGCCCACAAGGGTACCAGCATCTAAAGGGTTTCTCCTGTCTGGTGTCACAGGCAGTTCTTCATGTCCCCAGAGTCTGTcccacattgaaatgaatggggtagtCCTTGTTTATGCTGGAACTCCATTGGTACAGCAAGTAACTGCTGTTGCAGATGGTCAAGCTTTATTCAGTTTTCTTGGGAATTTGGAGGCATAATTCCATACATTTGAGAGGGAAGAGGCAATATTAGCCATGGCTACTTCAGAAATCAACATGTATCTAACTTAAGGTATGGCATGAGGCATACTTGTTTGCCTCATCTGTTTCAGTGATGGACTGTATATCAGGTGTGTACTTGAGTTTCGTTTGTTATAGTTTATTCCTGCATTGGGGGGCCCCCACAGTAATGTCTGCTTTGTGACTTCTGTTCCTCAATCGCTCCTTTTTTCTTACCAGTCCTGTAAAATGGGATTTCAAGAAGATGCTGGTGGTCTGGGGCACTGTTCAAGGTTCAGGCCCTCAGGATTTTCTTCTGACGTTCTTCAGAACAGGCTCCTTGCTGGCTGCCATTAGTAACTACACAAGGCACCAGCAAACAGAATGTTCTCTGCAGGGTGGGTGTCTTTGGAGTCCTTGAAGATGAGGGGTGCAGTCCACTAGGAGGTTCATTATCCCCTATGAAATAAATACTGTTTAAGCATCTTGCATaacttcatttcagtgggtttctTGCTCAAGAAGTTGATTGCATTTTGATGATTCTTGCTTGACTGCACTGCTCTCTGTTCCTTACTTGAGCTTCCCCACTTCTAGAATAAAGATCatcagagagaggcaggcagcagTCCTAAGAGAGCACATGTCTCTGATGCTTCTCTGGTTAATCTATTTACTGATCCATAATCCACATCATGCATTGTGGTTTACCGGGAGTAGGGGGCATACAGAAATTATATTTGTCAAATATTTTCAGTAAgatatcttttaaaaacacaattttaGAGTAGCACTGTGTCACTAAACTAAAAGTTTAATCGTACGATCATTTCCTTTTTTGGCTGGGATATTATTGCATGCTTGGCACAGAAGTAACTAGATGCCTTCTGTGA is a window encoding:
- the ZBTB44 gene encoding zinc finger and BTB domain-containing protein 44 isoform X2, with product MGVKTFTHNSPAHSQEMLGKLNMLRNDGHFCDITIRVQDKIFRAHKVVLAACSDFFRSKLVGQAEDDGKSVLDLHHVTVTGFMPLLEYAYTATLSINTENIIDVLAAASYMQMFSVASTCSEFMKSSILWNTPSSQQEKVLDTGQENSANCNFTSRDGSLSPVSSECSVVERTIPVCRESRRKRKSYIVMSPESPLKCSTQTNSPQVLNPSASYAESRSHPIDSSLAFPWTFPFGIDRRLQSEKVKQVENSRTLEVPGPSEAARRIADYVTCESTKASSPLVIEEDVRVKVERLSDEEVHEEVSQPVSASQSSLSDQQTVPGSEQVQEDLLISPQSSSIGSIDEGVTEGLPTLQSTSGGNVHADDDDRLENVQYPYQLYIAPSTSSTERPSPNGPDRPFQCPTCGVRFTRIQNLKQHMLIHSGIKPFQCDRCGKKFTRAYSLKMHRLKHEGKRCFRCQICSATFTSFGEYKHHMRVSRHIIRKPRIYECKTCGAMFTNSGNLIVHLRSLNHEASELANYFQSSDFLVPDYLNQEQEETLGQYELGEHGFESSSSVQMPVISQVSSTQNCESTFPLGPLGGLAEKEEDMPEQPKTTASADVSRDDLPKPGLSSITIE
- the ZBTB44 gene encoding zinc finger and BTB domain-containing protein 44 isoform X1, with translation MGVKTFTHNSPAHSQEMLGKLNMLRNDGHFCDITIRVQDKIFRAHKVVLAACSDFFRSKLVGQAEDDGKSVLDLHHVTVTGFMPLLEYAYTATLSINTENIIDVLAAASYMQMFSVASTCSEFMKSSILWNTPSSQQEKVLDTGQENSANCNFTSRDGSLSPVSSECSVVERTIPVCRESRRKRKSYIVMSPESPLKCSTQTNSPQVLNPSASYAESRSHPIDSSLAFPWTFPFGIDRRLQSEKVKQVENSRTLEVPGPSEAARRIADYVTCESTKASSPLVIEEDVRVKVERLSDEEVHEEVSQPVSASQSSLSDQQTVPGSEQVQEDLLISPQSSSIGSIDEGVTEGLPTLQSTSGGNVHADDDDRVIACLFRLENVQYPYQLYIAPSTSSTERPSPNGPDRPFQCPTCGVRFTRIQNLKQHMLIHSGIKPFQCDRCGKKFTRAYSLKMHRLKHEGKRCFRCQICSATFTSFGEYKHHMRVSRHIIRKPRIYECKTCGAMFTNSGNLIVHLRSLNHEASELANYFQSSDFLVPDYLNQEQEETLGQYELGEHGFESSSSVQMPVISQVSSTQNCESTFPLGPLGGLAEKEEDMPEQPKTTASADVSRDDLPKPGLSSITIE
- the ZBTB44 gene encoding zinc finger and BTB domain-containing protein 44 isoform X3 encodes the protein MGVKTFTHNSPAHSQEMLGKLNMLRNDGHFCDITIRVQDKIFRAHKVVLAACSDFFRSKLVGQAEDDGKSVLDLHHVTVTGFMPLLEYAYTATLSINTENIIDVLAAASYMQMFSVASTCSEFMKSSILWNTPSSQQEKVLDTGQENSANCNFTSRDGSLSPVSSECSVVERTIPVCRESRRKRKSYIVMSPESPLKCSTQTNSPQVLNPSASYAESRSHPIDSSLAFPWTFPFGIDRRLQSEKVKQVENSRTLEVPGPSEAARRIADYVTCESTKASSPLVIEEDVRVKVERLSDEEVHEEVSQPVSASQSSLSDQQTVPGSEQVQEDLLISPQSSSIGSIDEGVTEGLPTLQSTSGGNVHADDDDRVIACLFRLENVQYPYQLYIAPSTSSTERPSPNGPDRPFQCPTCGVRFTRIQNLKQHMLIHSGIKPFQCDRCGKKFTRAYSLKMHRLKHEVIS